AACTCGTGTGGGGCCACGTAGAAGTTCTTCACAGTCGGGCTCCCCAGCTTGAACGTGGCCTCATGGGGCAAAACGTCGAAGCTAAATAGAAAAATCTGGCGTGTGTGGAACTGCACCTCTGCCCGAGGCCGGGGCGGTGCGTCCAGTGCCTTTGTGACGAGGACTTCCCAGTGCGGATCCGTCTCGACCTTCTGGATGTCGAAAGTCAAGCTCAAGCCTTTGTCCCCGTAACGCTGCAAAACTCTTTGGGCCGCATCAGACGGGCGAGCCCCCTTTTGTTCCTGCACCAAAAACCGAGCCTTTCGACTCCACACGGACCAAACCAGCCGATCGACCGCGCCATGGAATTTGGCCTTCTCGGCAGCCGTCCAGCGACTCAGGCCTGGCTTGGCAGCCCAGGCGTATCGCCACTCCTGTCGAACCAGGACGTTCCCACTTTCGAGATTCAGGTCAAGGGTTGCCCAGGCTTCTTCCCGTATTAGGTTCTTCAGGAGCTTTTCCATGGCGCGAAGCGGTTATTGTCTCGCACATGACGGGCATGAATCAATCAATTTGGAAGACGCAAAGAGCCCTTCCAGGGGGCAACCGGCGGTATCCACTCGAGGGCTTCGCCACGTCAAGGAGCGAGCGATTTGTGATAAGACCTGCCCCGCTCCCGTGAAAATTCTCTACGTAAGCCAGTACTTTCCCCCCGAAATGGGCGCTCCCGCAGCCCGCGTGTACGAACTGTCTCGTGCCTGGGCCGCCCTGGGACACGACGTGACCGTCCTGACTGGATTTCCCAATCACCCCACGGGCGTCATTCCCGCCGAATACCGGGGCGAATACCTCCGCCGGGAAATCGTGGATGGCATCAAGGTGGTGCGGGTTCCGATTTACGCTGCAGCCAACAAGGGTTTGCTCAAGCGGAGCCTGAACTACGCTTCGTTCAGCGCCAGCGCCACTTTGGTGGGGCCCGCCGTCACAAGCCGCCCCGACGTGCTCATCGCCACGTCTCCCCAGTTTTTGTGCGGCGTCGCGGGCCGGCTCGTGGCCTGGGGAAAGCGGGTGCCTTTCGTGTTCGAGGTCCGCGATCTTTGGCCCCGCAGCATCGTCGAGGTGGGTGCCATGAAAGCGAACTCGCCCGCCGTGAAGGTGCTGGAGCTCCTCGAGTGGGCTCTTTACAAAACCGCTGACCACATCGTCGCCGTCACGGAGTCTTTCGTCGACGAGATTGCGGCCACCGGTGTGTCGAAGGACAAGATCTCCGTCGTTACCAACGGCGTGGACCTCGAGCTTTTCCAGCCCGGGGAACGCGCCAGCGCCCGAGCGGCGTTAGGGCTGCCTTCGGATAAGTTCATCGCCACCTACGTTGGCACGCATGGCATGGCTCACGGGCTCGACCTCTTGCTTGACGCCGCCCAAGCCCTGAGGGCCAAGCCCATTCATTTCCTGCTCGTAGGCGAGGGAGCGGAAAAGGCTGCGCTCAAGCAACGCGCCCAAAGCCAAGGGATCAACAACGTAACTTTTTGGGACCAGCGCCCCCGAACAGAGGTCGCCAAGATCCTGAACGCCTCGGACCTATGCCTGGTGCTCCTGCGAGACAAGGGGCTGTTTCGCACCGTGATCCCGTCGAAGATCTTCGAGTTCATGGGGGCGGGGCGCCCCATCCTGACCACTGTCGATGGCGAGTCTCGAACGATCATCGAGACCGCGGGCGCGGGCGTGTTTTCTTCTCCTGGTGACGCGAACGCGCTCGTAGCGACGCTGGAAGCGCTGCTGGGACCGGACGCGGGCCAGCGGCTCGAGGCCATGGGGCGAAGTGGCCGGGCCTACGTGGAGGCGCACTACAGCCGGCCCGCACTGGCCGCAAGGTATCTGGAAGTTCTGCAGCGTGTCGCCGGTGCGTAGGGG
Above is a genomic segment from Myxococcales bacterium containing:
- a CDS encoding glycosyltransferase family 4 protein, coding for MKILYVSQYFPPEMGAPAARVYELSRAWAALGHDVTVLTGFPNHPTGVIPAEYRGEYLRREIVDGIKVVRVPIYAAANKGLLKRSLNYASFSASATLVGPAVTSRPDVLIATSPQFLCGVAGRLVAWGKRVPFVFEVRDLWPRSIVEVGAMKANSPAVKVLELLEWALYKTADHIVAVTESFVDEIAATGVSKDKISVVTNGVDLELFQPGERASARAALGLPSDKFIATYVGTHGMAHGLDLLLDAAQALRAKPIHFLLVGEGAEKAALKQRAQSQGINNVTFWDQRPRTEVAKILNASDLCLVLLRDKGLFRTVIPSKIFEFMGAGRPILTTVDGESRTIIETAGAGVFSSPGDANALVATLEALLGPDAGQRLEAMGRSGRAYVEAHYSRPALAARYLEVLQRVAGA